The genomic segment GGCCGGAGGTGAGGGGCGCGGGCGCGGAGAACGTTTTGGAAGTGGAGTAATTCCCCCTCCTTTGTAAGGAGGGGGCAGGGGGAGGTAGAGAGCTTGTGTCATGCAATGTGTTTTGCATAACGCGGACTCTCTACCCCTCCCTAACAACAAGTTTGGAAAGGTCTATTACTGCCGCGGAGTTTGCCCGGCGACTTAGGTCGCCGGTTTGCCTCCTTGGCCCCCTTACAAAGGGGAGGGAATAGAAAAATGAAAAACTCGCGACAGCTAACAATTTTGCTTGGTCTTTCCGCGATGACTCTCGCCGTGGTCGGGGCGCTCTACGCCGCCCGGCCCTATCAGGTCCGGATGGCGGCCTTCGTCACCGATCTGAGCCCGCGGAGCTTTGCCCAGCGCCGCAACATCGAGAAGGCCAGCCTGTCGTTTTCCGAAACCGTCCTGAAGAGCGGCGAAACTTTTTCGCTCAATGCCGCCGCCGGTCCTTACACGCCTGAGCGAGGTTTTATGAGCGAGCGCGGCTATTCGGAAGGCCGGGCCATCCCCACCAGCGGCGGCGGCGTCTGCCAAGTGGCTTCGACCCTGTTCAACGCCGCCCGTACCGCCGGCCTCGAGATCCTCGAGCGGATGCCTCACACCGGCCCGGTGTCCTCGGTGCCTTCAGGTGACGACGCCACCGTGGTCTACGGTTATGCCGATTTAAAGTTACGCAACCCCCATCCCTATCCGGTGAAGATCGTCTCCCGGATCGGCCATGATCAACTTCGGGTCGAGATCTGGGGGAAGGAGAAACCGCATGAGCCTCTCTAACCGCAAAATTTCCCTCGGGGCCTTGGCCTTCGCCTACCTCGTCAACTTGGCCGGAGCCCTTTACTTCACCAAGACGATCACGACCTTGCATTCGGCTTGGCTGCTGACCTTCCTCTTGGCCGGCGTGGGTTTGGCGGTGGGCTTCGGCTTTTCGCTGCTGTCGGAAAGCGCCTCGGCCGGAACGCGGCTGGTGGTCGCCCTGGTCTTCGCCGCCGTCCACGGCCTCTTGGCCTATGCCCTGGCCCATTATTATTTCCAGCTTTCCTGGCAGGCCGCGCTGTCCTACCCGGTCGGCGCCGCCGTGTCTTGGATCGTCTTCGCCCTTTTGCTCTGCCGTTATCCCACCGGGATCAGCGCGGTCTTGGCCGCCGCTTTCCTGGCCCTGGGCCTGGTCGTGGCTTTGAGGCTGGGCGGAGTGTGGGGTGGTTTGGTTTACAGTTTCGGCCTGCTCAACTCGGCCATTCCAGGGAACCGCTGGCTCGAGGCCCGCGATGAGGTGGCCGGCGAGCTGTGGCGCCGGGCGATCTTCTTCGTTGCTTTGCTTGCCGCCGGCCGGGCCGCGATCCAATATTATTTGCTGCAGAGCAACTACGCGACCCTCGGCGTCGTCGTCACTCATCCCTACACCTACATCGGCCTCTTTGCCGGCATCTTCCTGCCGGCCCTGCTCTGGGTGGCGGCCCGCGAGCGCTGGCTGCATCCGGCCCTGATCTTGGTGCTCTTGGGCGTCATCTTCCCCTTGGCCTTGGGCGTCTTCATCCACGTCCGGCCTTTCTCGGCCTATCTGCTGGGGCTGGTGACGGCTTCCTTTCTTTTCGGCCTGCTCTTCGTCGACACCTATGCGATGGGGATCCTGGCCTACCTCAACCTGGGGGCCGGCGTTTTCGGCCTGCCGCTTTTCGCCAAGCTCTCGGACTTGAGCCGGGTGGCTCGCTTGGAGATTCTCGGCGTCCTCACCATCGTCCTCTTCCTGATCCTGGCCTTCCTGACCCCGCGGGCGACCTTGCCGGCGCCGCGCGAAGACGCTCCGTGATCCGGCGCGGCCTTCTCCTGCTTTTCCTGATCGGGCTTTGGCCGCTCGAGAGCCCGGGCCAAGACGTCGCGGCCAATCTACCGCTGTTCCGCCAAGAGATGGGGCGGCAAATCACTCGAACGCTCCGGCGCCGCGAAGGCCTGGTCCTTTGGCTGGACCGCCAAGGCGGCGAACGCTGGGTCTTCGGCAACCCCGAACTCCTTCAACGCCCCTTTCTTCCCGGCTCCTGGCTCAAGCTGGTCGTCGCTGAAAGCGCGGCCGAGCAAAGCCTCAACCCGAAGTATTTCTGCGGCGGCCAGGACAGGATCGGCGGGAAGAAGCGCCACTGCTGGACTCACCGCGGCCACGGCGACCTCGATCTGGCCCGGGCCTTGGGCATTTCCTGCAATCTTTACTTCGAGCGATTGGGCCTGAGCCTGGGCTATCCGGCGCTGCGCGCGGCCCTGAT from the bacterium genome contains:
- a CDS encoding VanW family protein; the encoded protein is MKNSRQLTILLGLSAMTLAVVGALYAARPYQVRMAAFVTDLSPRSFAQRRNIEKASLSFSETVLKSGETFSLNAAAGPYTPERGFMSERGYSEGRAIPTSGGGVCQVASTLFNAARTAGLEILERMPHTGPVSSVPSGDDATVVYGYADLKLRNPHPYPVKIVSRIGHDQLRVEIWGKEKPHEPL
- a CDS encoding penicillin-binding transpeptidase domain-containing protein gives rise to the protein MIRRGLLLLFLIGLWPLESPGQDVAANLPLFRQEMGRQITRTLRRREGLVLWLDRQGGERWVFGNPELLQRPFLPGSWLKLVVAESAAEQSLNPKYFCGGQDRIGGKKRHCWTHRGHGDLDLARALGISCNLYFERLGLSLGYPALRAALIQAGFASAAALPERPGGLDPALLAIGDEPSFTVTPEEAWNFWLGFSQRLGRPSLSALRQGLRRAVSQGTARQVSEVRLEILGKTGTGDALAKSYATNGWFLGAYPVEQPRWLLLVFLQEAHGFAEAADLAERIYRLADSFEVLR